The sequence below is a genomic window from Streptobacillus ratti.
TAGAAACTTCTACGGTGCTGCATTAATAGGTATTTTTTCAGGAGTTTATTGGGCAGTAGCATCTAATTTATCAGTAGAACCTACTCAAAGATTAACTGGTAATGCTGGATTTGCTATAGGACATCAACAAATGTTTGCAGTATGGTTTGCAGATAGAATTTCACCTAAATTAGGAGATCCTAAAAAAGGTGTTGATGAAATTAAATTACCTAAATGGCTATCAATATTCCATGATGATATAGTTGCAACAGGAACTTTAATGATGGTTTTCTTTGGTATAATAATGTATATATTAGGAGCAGAAGTTTTATTAGGAGAAAAAGCTGTAGCATATATGAGTGGAAATAAATCATTCTTAATATATGTAGTTGAAACATCTTTAAAATTTGCTGTTTACTTATCAATATTGAAACAAGGTGTAAGAATGTTTGTTTCAGAATTAACAATATCATTCCAAGGTATTTCAAATACTATAATACCTGGAGCTATACCAGCAGTTGATTGTGCTGCTACATATGGATTTGGATCACAAAATGCAATATTATTTGGATTCTTATTCGGTGTTTTAGGACAATTCTTAGCAATAGGAGGTTTAATAGTTTTAAGATTATTTAATCCTCTTTTAGTACCAGTATTAATAGTTACAGGATTTGTTCCAGTATTCTTTGATAATGCGACTATAGCAGTATTCGCTAATAAACGTGGTGGAGTAAAAGCTGTAGCAATTACAACATTTATTTCAGGTATATTACAAGTTTTATTAGGTGCAGTTGCAGTAATCGTATTTGGATTAATTGGATTTGGTGGATGGCATGGAAATATAGATCAATCAACAGTTTGGTTAGCACAAGGTCTATTAATTAAATATTTAGGATTATTTGGATATATTATAGCAGTAGTATCTATGTTAGCTATCCCTATATTACAATATAGAAGATGTAAGAATAAAGAGCAATATTATGAAGGAATAGTTGAAGAAGAATAGAAATAGAATATATTTCATAAAAATAGAATATATTTCAGAAAAGAGGGAAATATGAAAGTTTTAGCAGTTTGTGGAAGTGGAATGGGAACTAGTATGATTATGAAAATGAAGATGAAAAAGGTTCTTGATAAATTAAATATAACTGCAGATGTTAGTTCTTGTAGTATTGGAGAAGCAAAATCAGGATTAAATAATTACGATATAGTTATTAGTTCTATTCATATGGTAGGAGAATTAAATGTTAAAGCTCCAACTATATTAATAGGTGTACAAAATATGTTAAATGAAGCTGAACTAGAAGAAAAATTAAAATTAGCTGGAATAGGAGTATAAATGAACATAGTAGATTCATTAAAGGATAATAAATCTATACAATTAGGGAAAAATGTGTCTAATTGGCAAGAAGCTATAGAATTACTTTTTGAACCTTTATTGAAAAATGGAGCAATTAAACCAGAATATCCTAAGGCTATAATAGAAAGAACAAATGAAATAGGTCCTTTCTATATCATAGGTCCAGGAATTGCAATGCCACATGAAAGAGGAGAAATGGGAGCTATAAAAAATGCTTTTACATTTTTAACTTTAAATGATGCAATAGAATTTCCAACAGGAGAAATGATAGATATATTAATAGGATTTTCTGCTACGGATTCAGAAACTCATATAGCAGAAGTTATTCCACAAATAGTTACTTTATTTGACGATGAAGAATCTTTTGATAGAATTAGAGATAAAAAAACACCAGAAGAATTATTAGCATATATAGAAGAAGTTATTAAATAGATTTAGAAAAGAGTTGAAAAATTTGCAATTAGGAATTTATGAAAAGGCTTTGCCTAAGAAATATAGTTTTAAAGAAAAAATAAAACTTGCTAAAGAACTAGGATTTACTTTTATAGAGATTTCTGTAGATGAAAGTGATGAAAGACTTGCTAGACTTGATTGGAATATAGATACAATAAATGAATTAAAATGTGAGTTAAATATTAATAATATGAGAATACCAACTATGACCTTTAGTGGTCATAGGAGGTATCCTATGGGTTCTCATGATGAAAATATTAGAAAAAAATCTATGGAACTGATGGAAAAGGCTATACTTTTAGCAGATAGATTAGGGATTAGAATAGTTCAGTTAGCAGGTTATGATGTTTATTATGAAGAAAGTGATGAAATAACTGAAAAGTATTTTATAGAAAATTTATCTAAAGCTTTAAAAATGGCTGAGGAATATAATGTATGTTTAGCTATAGAAATTATGGATCATCCGTTTATAAACTCAATTACTAAATATATGAAATATTCAAAATTAGTAAATTCACCATACCTTAAAGTATATCCAGACTTAGGAAATTTAAGTGCTTGGCAAGAAAATGATATATCAAAAGAATTAGAATTAGGAATGTTTAATAAAGAAATTGTAGCAATACATGTTAAAGATACTCTTGCAGTAACAGATAATTTCCCAGGGAAATTTAAGGAAGTAGATTTTGGTGCTGGTTGTGTAGATTTTGTTAAATGTTTTAAAAAGTTATTCTCTTTAAATTATTCAGGTCCATTTTTAATAGAAATGTGGACTGAAAATTATAGCGATATTGAACAAGGTAAAGAAGAAGTTAAAAAAGCAAGAGAGTTTGTTTTAGAGGCTATGAGAAAAGGAGGATATTTATGTTAGAAAAATTAAAAGAAGAAGTTTTTAAGGCTAATATAGAATTACCTAAAAGAGGTGTTGTAATTTATACATGGGGTAATGTTAGTGGAATAGATAGAGAAACTAACCTTATAGTAATTAAACCTAGTGGTGTAGATTACGAAAATATGAAAGTTAGTGATATGGTTGTAGTTGACTTAGATGGAAATGTAGTTGAAGGACATTTAAAACCATCATCAGATACACCAACTCATATAGAATTGTATAAAAAGTATAAAGAAATAGGAGCTATAGTTCACACTCATTCTACTCACGCTGTTATGTGGGCTCAAGCAGGTAAAGATATACCTGCATATGGAACTACTCATGCTGATTATTTCTATGGAAATATACCATGTACTAGAAAAATGTCTGAAAATGAAATAAAAAATGACTATGAAAAAGAAACAGGAAGTGTTATAATAGAAACATTAGAAGAAAGAAATATTAATCCTTTATATGTGCCTGCTGTTTTAGTACATAGTCATGGACCTTTTACATGGGGTAAAAATCCAGCTGAAGCAGTTCATAATACTGTAGTACTAGAACAAGTTGCAAAAATGGCAATAATGACTGAAACTATTAACCCAAAAGTTAATAGAATGCAACAAGAATTGTTAGATAAACATTTTTTAAGAAAACATGGTAAAAATGCGTATTATGGACAAAAGTAATTTGGAATGAGGCTTTATTTTATGTGTGATAAATTTGATATAAAAACGAATCCTAATTTAGTTATAGCATTAGGAGAATATATTAGAAATAAAAGAACTAAAAAATCAATAGGACTTAGAGAAATGGCTGATAAATTAAACATCAGCCCTGCTTATTTATCTAATTTAGAATTAGGAAAACATAATATGACTAATCCTTTATTATTAAAAAATATAGCTAGGATATTAGAAATTGATCATCTGAAATTATATAAAATAATAGGGTATACAGATAAAGATAGGCGTGAACTAAGAAATGAAATATGGAATGAAATAATAGAAGATATTTCTGATGAAAAAATCATAGATATCATGCAGGATTTAAGTAAAATGACCTCAAGTCAAATAAGTTTGGTTAAACAGTATGTTAAATTAATTAGGAAAACTTAATCAAGAAAAGGAATAATATGGAAATAATAAAACAAAGATTAGGAGATTTAGATAGAGCTTATTGTGCTAGTCATTTAAAAACTTCTAATGGGTATAAGATAATAGTTGCAAGTGAAGCTTATGTTGATGAGGGAAGACCATGTTATAGCTATGGAGGTAATGATTTTTCTGAAGTAGAAACAATGTGGGAAAGTGGTGGTGGATGTATGTCTATCGTCCAAATTCCTGGTAAAGAAAATGAAATTATAGCTATAAAAGATTTCTATTTAAAAGAATCTCCAAGTAGATCAAAAATAGTTTGGGGAGTTTATGAAAATGGAAAATGGACTTTCAAAGATATAATAAAAAAAGAATATATACATAGATTTTCTTTAGCTAAAGTTGATGAAGATGTTTATATAGTACTGGCTACTATATCAAATAAAAAAGAACACAAAGAAGATTGGAGAGTTCCAGGTTCTATATTTGCAGCTAAATTACCTAAAGATTTAAATGAAAAAATTGAATTGCAAGAAATTAAAACAGATTTATATAGAAATCATGGATTTTACCATGACACTAGAGAGGGTCATAATGAAATATATTTTGGAAGTGACCAAGGAATAGACAAGCTATATATCAATGGTGATACATCTAATTGGAAATTTGAAAGAATATGCGATTTTCCAACAGGAGAAATAGCTGTATCAGATTTAGATGGCGATGGAGTAGATGAAATAATAACTATAGAAGCTTTCCATGGAGATAAAATTAGAATATATAATCAAACAACTGGAAAATTAGTTAAAGTTTATGAATATGAAAATAAGATAGACTTTGCACATGCTTTAGTTGCTACTAAGTTTAGAGGAGTAAATACTTTTGTTTGTGGAGTTAGAAGAATAGAATCTGAATTATTCTATATACAATATGTAGATGGTAAATATGTTTCTACTATTATAGAAAAAGGAGTAGGAACAGCTAATTTAGATGCTATCAATTTAGAAGATGAAGATATAATTATATCTGCAAATCATACTAAAAATGAATCAGCAATATATAGAATTAAGTAATATTTAAAAGGTATAAAGCTCAGTCTTTATACCTTTTAAATTTATATAATTAAAAAATTTGACATGGTTAAAAAAATAAAGTATAATCTCTTTGGTAAAAATAAAAGTAAAAAAAACAATATACAATATTATTTTTAATAGAAAAGAATAGTAATGAAAAAATTAATGTTATTAATATTATCTATAGGAGGTTTATTTTCATTCTCAAACAGTTTTACTGGACCAAGATATAGAGTTGAAGTTTCATCAGGATTTGTTGATGATAGAAGATTTGCTCGTACTAATGGTAATATCTTTTTTTCAGGGTCTGTTTCAGTATTACCTGAATGGGAACTTAAGATTAATAAGAAATTTGATATTAGTTTTGGACCTAAGGTTAGTTTAAATTTTGAAAATTTCATAGGAACTTCAAATGCAACAACTATTAACTCTAGTATAATATTAGGAGGAGAAATAGATTTTAACTATAAAGTAATAGAAGATGTTAAAATATATACTGGTATGGAAGTTGGAGCAGGAATAGGATTTCAAGCTTTTGCAGGTTCTAGCTGTAAACATTTTCAAGGAGTTGAATTTAAAACAGAAATCAAACTTTCAGTAGGTATTAAAGTAAAAGATAAATTTAATTTAGCACTTTACACAGGAGATATTAAGGGAGTTGTAGGTGTAGAGGCAGGTTACACTTTTTAATAGAAAGGAAAAAATATGAAAAAAATACTATTATCAATAATCTTATTTGCTGGATTAACTTCATTTTCAGTAGAAGATAATAAAGTTGATGGAAACTTTACTAAATTATCTGGTCCAAGATATAGAGTAGAGGTAGCTTTGGGAGCCATTAGTACTAAAAATGATGTTAAAGCAAATGAATACATTTCTACATCAACTTCATTTTTAGCAGAATGGAAAGCTGATGTTAATGAGAAATTTTATGTTACTTTTGGACCAAAGGTTAATTTAAATGTTGCTACAATTATACAATCAACAGGAACAAAAAAGGTTACCCCTAATATAGCTTTAGGTGGAGAAGTAGACTTTAACTATAATTTAAAGGAAAGACTTAAGCTATATGCTGGTGCAGAACTTGGACTAGGAGTAGGACCTTTAATAGAGAATGGAACATTAAAAAAAGCTGAACTTATAACAGTGGGTAAAATATCATTAGGAATTAAGATAGATGAGAAATACAATGTTGCTATTTATACAGGAAATATAAAGGGAGTACTAGGAATAGAGGCAGGATATACATTTTAATAAGGTGGTACAGAATGTATTGCCTTTTTATTTTACAATAAAAATTATGAAAAACTAAAAAAGGTATTGACTATTTAAATTTTCAAGGTATACTATTTTTGAAAAAAAGTGTAACGGTTTCTATAAAGTAAATGTTCTTACTTTATTTTATTTAGTTATATTTGGTAAACGGTTACTTATCATAACCTTTTTTATTTAACTTATTATGGTAAACGATTACTAAAAATGGAAGGAATGGAGAAATTATGAAAAAAATTGTATGTGTTGATTCTGATGGTTGTGTAATGGATACAATGAACTATAAGCATATAGAATGTTTTGGTCCTCTTGCAGCTGATTTGTGGAACATTGAAGAAAGAGAAGAATTTTTAACATTATGGAATAATATTAACCTATATTCAAAAACTAGAGGTATAAATAGGTTTCAAGGATTAAATGAAATATTTAAAATATTTAGTGAAAAATATCCTAAATATTCAAAACTTAATGATGTTGATAATTGGATAAAAACTACTAATGAGTTATCTAATAATTCTTTAATTAGGGAAATAGAGACTAAAAATTCAGAGGAATTAAAGAAAGCCTTAAATTGGAGTTTAGAAGTTAATAAAAGAATAGTTTCTTTAGAGGGTATGGATAAACCATTTGAAAAGGTTAAAGAAGCTTTTGAGGAAATGAAAGATAAAGTAAAAATAGTAATAGTATCATCTGCAAATAAGGAGGCTATACTTTCTGAATGGGAAAGACATGATTTACTTAAATATGTAGATATAGTAATGGGTCAAGATATGGGTACAAAAAAAGATTGCATAAAGAAAATATTAGATGAGGGTATAGATGTAAACGATGTATTAATGATAGGAGATTCTCCTGGAGATATTACTGCTGCAAAAGAAAACAATGTATATTTTTATCCAATAATATTTGATGATGAAGCAAGAAGTTGGATTAGATTTAAAGAAGAAATTTTAGATAAGTTTATTAATAACCAATATGAAGATCAAAAATATATTGATGAATACAACAGTAAATTATAGGAGGAGGTAATATGTCAAAATTAGTTAATTTAAGAGAAAAACCATACTGTTTAAATGATGAGCAAATTAAATGGGTGGAAGATACTTTAGCTAGTATCACAGATGAAGAAAAAATTGGACAATTATTCTTTAATTTATTTTGGTTAGGTAATTTAGGACCTGAAGAATCAAAATATTCAAATGAGGAGATTGTTACGAAGTTTAAAGTTGGTGGTGCAAGATACCAAGGTGGAAATAAATATGAGGTAATGAATCTTTTAAATAGTTTACAAAAGAACTCTAAAATACCTTTACTTATTGCTGCCAATTGTGATTCAGGTGGTAATGGTGCATGTTCAGATGGAACATATATTGCAACAGCCGCTATGTGTGAGGCAAGTGGAGATTTAGAAGTTTCATATAACGCAGGATATGTAAGTGGTGTAGAGGAAGAAGCATTAGGAATTAATGTTAATTTTGATCCATGTGTAGATATACTTAAAAATTGGAGAAACACTATAGTAAATACAAGAGCTTATGGTAGAGATGCAGATGTTGTTATTAAACATACTAATTCATATCTTAAAGGATTAGATAAAAGTAATATTATTAAATGTATTAAACATTTTCCTGGTGATGGAACAGAAGAAAGAGATCAACATTTAATTTTAGGAGTAAATGAACTTACAGTAGAAGAATGGGAAAAATCTTTTGGAGAAGTTTATAGAAATCATATTAATAATGGTGTTGAAATGATAATGGCAGGACATATTGCACTTCCACATTATCAAAAATTAATAAATCCAAGTCTTGAGGATAAAGATATTTTACCAGCAACATTATCTAAAGAATTATTAGAAGATTTATTAAAAGATAAATTAAACTTTAATGGTCTTGTAATAACAGATGCTTCTCATATGTTAGGTATGACAGCTAGTATGAGAAGAAAAGATTATGTACCTTTAGCAATAGCATCAGGTTGTGATATGTTCTTATTCTTTAATGACATAGATGAAGACTTTAACTATATGCTAGAGGGTTATAGAAATGGAGTAATAACAGAGGAAAGATTAAATGATGCAGTTAGAAGAATATTAGGTTTAAAAGCAAAATTAAATTTACATATTAAACAAAAAGAAAATACTTTATTAAAAGATGAAAAAGGCTTAGATGTAATAGGTTGTGAAAAACATCTTAAGATGCAAAAAGATGCTGTTGATAAAGGAATTAGTTTAATAAAAAATACTAAATTTGAATTACCTATTAGACCTGAAACACATAAAAAAATCAGACTATATATACTTGAGGGAGAGAAAAACGGTATATATAGACCTAATGAAAAATTTCAAGAATACTGTATTAAAAAATTAGAAGAAAAAGGATTTGAAGTAACGGTAAATGAATCAGGAAAAAGAGAAAAAGGTTCTATAGAACAATACAGAAGTGAAGTAGATGCAGCATTAGTTTTTGCAAATATCAAAGGATATGCTGAAGCAAATAATATGAGAATAAAATGGAGTGGACCTATGTCTAATGAAATTCCATGGTATGTACATGAAGTTCCAACAGTAATGGTATCCTTTAATTTCACTAATCATTTACATGATGCTACTATGGTTAAATGCTATATAAACGCATATTGTGATAATGAGGTAACTATAGATGCTTTAATAGAAAAATTAATGGGAGAATCAGAATTTAAAGGTCAACATTTTAATGAAAATGTATGGGCTGGTCAATGGCAATCTAAATTATAAGGAGGGTGATTACATGCTATATCCATTATCAACATTAAGTAGGGAAATTATTGATTTAAATGGTATATGGGACTTTAATTTTGAAAATGATTTAACAAAATATAAGATTAGTGTTCCTGCATCTTTTAATGATCAATTTTCTGAGTTTGAAAAGAAACATTATGTAGGAAATATGTTCTACAAAAAAGATTTTATTGTATCAAAATATATGTTGGAAAAAAGAATTTATTTAAGATTTGGCTCCGTATCACATATTGCAAAAGTATATGTTAATAATATTTTTGTAGGGGAACACAAAGGTGGATTTACACCTTTTGAGTTTGAAATTACAGAATTTGTTAAATTAGGAGAAAATAATTTAGAAGTATTAGTTTCAAATGTACTAGATTATAGTTCACTTCCAGTAGGTAACTATAAAGAGATTAAAGATGAAAATGGTAATGTAGTAAAAAAATTAGTAGATGAAAATTTTGATTTCTTTAATTATGCAGGAATACATAGACCTGTAAAGTTATGGATTAAACCTAAAAATCATATAGAAGATATAACTATTACATATGATGTATTTGATAAAAATGCAAAAGTAAATGTAAAAGTAGATTTTATGGGAGAAGCAAAGGAAATAAGAGTAACAATTTTAGATGAAGAAAATAATATAGTTGCTGGAGGAAATAATTTAAATATATCAAATGTAAAATTATGGCAACCTTTAAATGCCTATTTATATAAGGCTAAGGTTGAGTTAATTAATAAATCTGATGAAGTAGAAGATGAATACATAGAAGAATTTGGTATAAGAACAGTTGAAGTTAGGGATAATAAATTCTTAATCAATGGAAAACCTTTTTATTTTAAAGGATTTGGTAAACATGAGGATACATATTTACATGGTAGAGGATTAGATGAAGTGGCTAATGTAGTAGACATCAGTAGAATGAAATGGTTAGGAGCTAATTCATTTAGAACCTCACATTATCCATATTCTGAAGAAATGATGAGACTTGCAGATAGAGAAGGTTTTGTTGTAATAGATGAAACAACAGCTGTAGGACTAATGGAAAATTTTGGATTTAATCTTATGGGAAATCCAGAAAAGAAGAATACATGGGAAACTTTAAATACAAAAGAAGCACATGAACAAGTAATAAAGGAGTTGATTAAAAGAGATAAAAATCATGCTTGTGTTGTTATGTGGTCTATAGCAAATGAATCATCTACTGCTGAAGTTGGTGCATATGAATATTTTGAACCATTATTTAAACTTGCAAGAAAATTAGATGCTCAAAATAGACCATGTACATTTATAAATATCATGCTTGCACCAGCTGGAAAATGTTTAGCTTCTAGTTTATGTGATGTAATTTGTTTAAATAGATATTATGGTTGGTATGTAGATTTATCTGACTTAGAAACAGCAGAAATAAATATGAGAAAAGAATTGGAATATTGGCATAAATTATTCCCAGATAAACCAATAATGTTTACAGAATATGGAGCAGATACTATTTCAGGAATGCACGATATAGATATTAGAACACCATTTACAGAGGAATTTCAAATAGAATATTACAAAATGAATGAAAAAGTATTTGATAGTTTAGATTATTTTGTAGGGGAACAAACATGGAACTTTGCAGATTTTCAAACAAAATTTGGAATATTTAGAGTTCAAGGAAATAAAAAAGGTGTATTTACAAGAGAAAGAGCACCAAAATTAGTAGCCCATCACTTAAGAAAAAGATGGAATAATATACCTGAATTTAATTATAAGTTAAAATAATAGGAGGATAAAATGGAAGAAA
It includes:
- a CDS encoding PTS ascorbate transporter subunit IIC; the encoded protein is MEFLTKALIWFGSNVLTNPPFFVGLLVFIGYLLLKKPFYEAFAGFLKATVGYLILNVGAGGLVVTFRPILAGLNTKYNLSASVIDPYFGLNAVNTALETIGLTVAWVMFSLLIGFGINILLVLFRKYTKVRTLFITGHIMQQQATTATWLIFFLLPMFRNFYGAALIGIFSGVYWAVASNLSVEPTQRLTGNAGFAIGHQQMFAVWFADRISPKLGDPKKGVDEIKLPKWLSIFHDDIVATGTLMMVFFGIIMYILGAEVLLGEKAVAYMSGNKSFLIYVVETSLKFAVYLSILKQGVRMFVSELTISFQGISNTIIPGAIPAVDCAATYGFGSQNAILFGFLFGVLGQFLAIGGLIVLRLFNPLLVPVLIVTGFVPVFFDNATIAVFANKRGGVKAVAITTFISGILQVLLGAVAVIVFGLIGFGGWHGNIDQSTVWLAQGLLIKYLGLFGYIIAVVSMLAIPILQYRRCKNKEQYYEGIVEEE
- a CDS encoding PTS sugar transporter subunit IIB; its protein translation is MKVLAVCGSGMGTSMIMKMKMKKVLDKLNITADVSSCSIGEAKSGLNNYDIVISSIHMVGELNVKAPTILIGVQNMLNEAELEEKLKLAGIGV
- a CDS encoding PTS sugar transporter subunit IIA, translating into MNIVDSLKDNKSIQLGKNVSNWQEAIELLFEPLLKNGAIKPEYPKAIIERTNEIGPFYIIGPGIAMPHERGEMGAIKNAFTFLTLNDAIEFPTGEMIDILIGFSATDSETHIAEVIPQIVTLFDDEESFDRIRDKKTPEELLAYIEEVIK
- a CDS encoding L-ribulose-5-phosphate 3-epimerase; amino-acid sequence: MQLGIYEKALPKKYSFKEKIKLAKELGFTFIEISVDESDERLARLDWNIDTINELKCELNINNMRIPTMTFSGHRRYPMGSHDENIRKKSMELMEKAILLADRLGIRIVQLAGYDVYYEESDEITEKYFIENLSKALKMAEEYNVCLAIEIMDHPFINSITKYMKYSKLVNSPYLKVYPDLGNLSAWQENDISKELELGMFNKEIVAIHVKDTLAVTDNFPGKFKEVDFGAGCVDFVKCFKKLFSLNYSGPFLIEMWTENYSDIEQGKEEVKKAREFVLEAMRKGGYLC
- the araD gene encoding L-ribulose-5-phosphate 4-epimerase; the encoded protein is MLEKLKEEVFKANIELPKRGVVIYTWGNVSGIDRETNLIVIKPSGVDYENMKVSDMVVVDLDGNVVEGHLKPSSDTPTHIELYKKYKEIGAIVHTHSTHAVMWAQAGKDIPAYGTTHADYFYGNIPCTRKMSENEIKNDYEKETGSVIIETLEERNINPLYVPAVLVHSHGPFTWGKNPAEAVHNTVVLEQVAKMAIMTETINPKVNRMQQELLDKHFLRKHGKNAYYGQK
- a CDS encoding helix-turn-helix domain-containing protein — protein: MRLYFMCDKFDIKTNPNLVIALGEYIRNKRTKKSIGLREMADKLNISPAYLSNLELGKHNMTNPLLLKNIARILEIDHLKLYKIIGYTDKDRRELRNEIWNEIIEDISDEKIIDIMQDLSKMTSSQISLVKQYVKLIRKT
- a CDS encoding VCBS repeat-containing protein, which gives rise to MEIIKQRLGDLDRAYCASHLKTSNGYKIIVASEAYVDEGRPCYSYGGNDFSEVETMWESGGGCMSIVQIPGKENEIIAIKDFYLKESPSRSKIVWGVYENGKWTFKDIIKKEYIHRFSLAKVDEDVYIVLATISNKKEHKEDWRVPGSIFAAKLPKDLNEKIELQEIKTDLYRNHGFYHDTREGHNEIYFGSDQGIDKLYINGDTSNWKFERICDFPTGEIAVSDLDGDGVDEIITIEAFHGDKIRIYNQTTGKLVKVYEYENKIDFAHALVATKFRGVNTFVCGVRRIESELFYIQYVDGKYVSTIIEKGVGTANLDAINLEDEDIIISANHTKNESAIYRIK
- a CDS encoding HAD family hydrolase; the encoded protein is MKKIVCVDSDGCVMDTMNYKHIECFGPLAADLWNIEEREEFLTLWNNINLYSKTRGINRFQGLNEIFKIFSEKYPKYSKLNDVDNWIKTTNELSNNSLIREIETKNSEELKKALNWSLEVNKRIVSLEGMDKPFEKVKEAFEEMKDKVKIVIVSSANKEAILSEWERHDLLKYVDIVMGQDMGTKKDCIKKILDEGIDVNDVLMIGDSPGDITAAKENNVYFYPIIFDDEARSWIRFKEEILDKFINNQYEDQKYIDEYNSKL
- a CDS encoding glycoside hydrolase family 3 protein translates to MSKLVNLREKPYCLNDEQIKWVEDTLASITDEEKIGQLFFNLFWLGNLGPEESKYSNEEIVTKFKVGGARYQGGNKYEVMNLLNSLQKNSKIPLLIAANCDSGGNGACSDGTYIATAAMCEASGDLEVSYNAGYVSGVEEEALGINVNFDPCVDILKNWRNTIVNTRAYGRDADVVIKHTNSYLKGLDKSNIIKCIKHFPGDGTEERDQHLILGVNELTVEEWEKSFGEVYRNHINNGVEMIMAGHIALPHYQKLINPSLEDKDILPATLSKELLEDLLKDKLNFNGLVITDASHMLGMTASMRRKDYVPLAIASGCDMFLFFNDIDEDFNYMLEGYRNGVITEERLNDAVRRILGLKAKLNLHIKQKENTLLKDEKGLDVIGCEKHLKMQKDAVDKGISLIKNTKFELPIRPETHKKIRLYILEGEKNGIYRPNEKFQEYCIKKLEEKGFEVTVNESGKREKGSIEQYRSEVDAALVFANIKGYAEANNMRIKWSGPMSNEIPWYVHEVPTVMVSFNFTNHLHDATMVKCYINAYCDNEVTIDALIEKLMGESEFKGQHFNENVWAGQWQSKL
- the uidA gene encoding beta-glucuronidase, whose translation is MLYPLSTLSREIIDLNGIWDFNFENDLTKYKISVPASFNDQFSEFEKKHYVGNMFYKKDFIVSKYMLEKRIYLRFGSVSHIAKVYVNNIFVGEHKGGFTPFEFEITEFVKLGENNLEVLVSNVLDYSSLPVGNYKEIKDENGNVVKKLVDENFDFFNYAGIHRPVKLWIKPKNHIEDITITYDVFDKNAKVNVKVDFMGEAKEIRVTILDEENNIVAGGNNLNISNVKLWQPLNAYLYKAKVELINKSDEVEDEYIEEFGIRTVEVRDNKFLINGKPFYFKGFGKHEDTYLHGRGLDEVANVVDISRMKWLGANSFRTSHYPYSEEMMRLADREGFVVIDETTAVGLMENFGFNLMGNPEKKNTWETLNTKEAHEQVIKELIKRDKNHACVVMWSIANESSTAEVGAYEYFEPLFKLARKLDAQNRPCTFINIMLAPAGKCLASSLCDVICLNRYYGWYVDLSDLETAEINMRKELEYWHKLFPDKPIMFTEYGADTISGMHDIDIRTPFTEEFQIEYYKMNEKVFDSLDYFVGEQTWNFADFQTKFGIFRVQGNKKGVFTRERAPKLVAHHLRKRWNNIPEFNYKLK